One part of the Fusobacterium pseudoperiodonticum genome encodes these proteins:
- a CDS encoding precorrin-8X methylmutase: protein MSYIKVPGDIEKRSFEIIEEELGDKVKKFSENEMPIVKRIIHTSADFEYADLIEFQNNAIESGLKALEKGCKIYCDTNMIVNGLSKPALSKYNCSAYCLVSDKEVIEEAKKEGLTRSIVGMRKAGKDPETKIFILGNAPTALYQLKEMIENGEIEKPALVIGVPVGFVGAAESKEEFKKLGIPYITINGRKGGSTIGVAILHGIIYQIYKREGFHA from the coding sequence ATGAGTTATATAAAAGTACCGGGAGATATAGAAAAAAGAAGTTTTGAAATTATTGAAGAAGAATTAGGAGATAAAGTGAAAAAATTCTCTGAAAACGAAATGCCTATAGTTAAAAGAATAATTCATACTTCAGCAGATTTTGAATATGCTGATTTAATAGAATTTCAAAATAATGCTATAGAAAGTGGATTAAAAGCCTTAGAAAAAGGTTGCAAAATTTATTGTGATACAAATATGATAGTAAATGGACTTAGTAAACCTGCCTTATCTAAATATAACTGTTCTGCTTATTGTTTAGTTTCTGATAAAGAAGTAATTGAAGAAGCTAAAAAAGAAGGACTTACTCGTTCTATAGTTGGAATGAGAAAAGCAGGAAAAGACCCTGAAACAAAGATATTTATTTTAGGTAATGCTCCTACTGCATTATATCAACTAAAAGAAATGATAGAAAATGGTGAAATAGAAAAACCTGCCTTAGTTATAGGAGTTCCTGTTGGTTTTGTTGGTGCAGCAGAATCAAAAGAAGAATTCAAAAAACTAGGTATTCCATATATCACAATAAATGGTAGAAAGGGAGGTAGCACAATAGGTGTTGCTATACTTCATGGAATTATCTACCAAATATATAAAAGAGAAGGTTTTCACGCATAA
- a CDS encoding Fic family protein, whose protein sequence is MKKELSPPFKITNDILNLVYEIGELVGKISTEKEFEKNLTLRKENRIKTIYSSLAIEQNTLTLEQVTDVINGKRVLAPLKDIKEVQNAYEIYERLEELNENSMKDLLLAHKIMTSELIKESGRFRSKNAGVYQGDKLIHMGTLPEHIPELINNLFLWLKNSKEHPLIKAAVFHYEFEFIHPFQDGNGRIGRLWHSLILSKWKKFFAWLPIESLVQKYQKEYYIAINNSNKDGESTEFILFMLEIIKETLIELVETQKVTDKVIDKVTDKNKERVKLLMKYLDQNDSISNKEAQSLLGISEATARRFLNSLVKENLLEAVGEYKARKYIKK, encoded by the coding sequence ATGAAAAAAGAACTTTCACCACCTTTTAAAATTACAAATGATATACTTAATTTAGTATATGAAATTGGAGAGCTTGTTGGAAAAATAAGTACAGAGAAAGAATTTGAAAAAAATTTAACTTTAAGGAAAGAAAATAGAATTAAAACAATTTATTCTTCTCTTGCCATAGAGCAAAATACTTTGACTCTTGAGCAAGTTACCGATGTAATAAATGGAAAAAGAGTTTTAGCTCCACTTAAAGATATAAAAGAAGTTCAAAATGCTTATGAAATATACGAAAGACTTGAGGAACTTAATGAAAACTCAATGAAAGATTTATTGTTAGCACATAAAATAATGACAAGTGAATTAATAAAAGAAAGTGGAAGATTTAGAAGTAAAAATGCTGGAGTATATCAAGGTGATAAATTAATACATATGGGAACTTTACCAGAACATATTCCTGAACTAATAAATAATTTATTTTTGTGGCTTAAAAATAGTAAGGAACATCCTTTGATAAAAGCAGCAGTTTTCCATTATGAGTTTGAATTTATTCATCCATTCCAAGATGGAAATGGTAGAATAGGAAGACTGTGGCATAGCTTAATTCTTTCTAAGTGGAAAAAGTTTTTTGCTTGGTTACCAATAGAAAGTCTAGTACAAAAATATCAAAAAGAATATTATATAGCAATAAATAATTCAAATAAAGATGGTGAATCCACTGAATTTATTTTATTTATGTTAGAAATTATAAAAGAAACTTTAATAGAATTAGTTGAAACACAAAAAGTGACTGATAAAGTGATTGATAAAGTGACTGATAAAAATAAAGAAAGAGTAAAATTACTTATGAAATATTTAGATCAGAATGATTCTATTAGCAATAAAGAGGCACAAAGCTTGTTGGGTATCTCAGAAGCTACAGCAAGAAGATTTTTAAATAGTTTAGTCAAAGAAAATCTTCTAGAAGCTGTTGGAGAATACAAAGCAAGAAAATATATAAAAAAATAA
- a CDS encoding cobyrinate a,c-diamide synthase, translating into MKAFMLAGVSSGIGKTTISMALMSAFTNVSPFKVGPDYIDPGFHEFITNNKSYNLDLYMMGEQGLRYSFYKHHKDISIVEGVMGLYDGIDNSLDNNSSAHVARFLGIPVILVVDGVGKSTSIAAQILGYKMLDPRVNIAGVIINKVSSEKTYAIFKEAIEKYTSVKCLGFIEKNEALNISSRHLGLLQADEVEDLRDKLLILKNLVLKNIDLEALEKIATEETRTMNVDKDEVEYPLYLSALKDKHKGKVIAIARDRAFSFYYNDNIEFLEYMGFRITYFSPIKDKKVPDCDAIYLGGGYPENFAEELSNNKEMIQSIRENYEQGKNILAECGGFMYLSHVIEQKDETLHQMCGLVPCTVVMNNRLDISRFGYISIRDKNDIEVAKGHEFHYSKLKTVLEDTREFKAVKKDGRNWECIFHEKNMYAGYPHIHFFGSYKLLEELF; encoded by the coding sequence ATGAAAGCATTTATGCTTGCTGGTGTAAGTAGTGGTATTGGAAAGACAACTATATCTATGGCTTTGATGTCAGCCTTTACCAATGTATCACCGTTTAAAGTTGGACCTGACTATATAGATCCAGGTTTCCACGAATTTATAACAAATAATAAAAGTTATAATTTAGATCTATATATGATGGGAGAACAAGGGCTAAGATATAGTTTCTATAAACACCATAAGGATATATCAATAGTCGAAGGTGTTATGGGACTATATGATGGTATAGATAATTCTTTAGATAACAATAGCTCAGCACATGTAGCAAGATTCTTAGGTATTCCTGTTATTTTAGTTGTTGATGGTGTAGGAAAAAGTACAAGTATAGCAGCACAAATTTTAGGATATAAGATGCTTGATCCTAGGGTTAATATAGCAGGTGTTATCATAAATAAGGTTTCAAGTGAAAAAACTTATGCTATATTTAAAGAAGCTATTGAAAAATACACTTCTGTTAAGTGCTTAGGTTTCATAGAAAAAAATGAAGCCTTAAATATTTCAAGTAGACATTTAGGACTTTTACAAGCTGATGAAGTGGAAGATTTAAGAGATAAATTACTTATACTAAAAAATCTTGTTTTAAAAAATATAGATTTAGAAGCTTTAGAAAAAATTGCAACTGAAGAAACTAGAACAATGAATGTTGATAAAGATGAAGTTGAATATCCTTTATATTTATCTGCTTTAAAAGATAAACATAAGGGAAAAGTTATTGCTATAGCAAGAGATAGAGCTTTTTCATTCTACTATAATGACAATATAGAATTTTTAGAGTATATGGGATTTAGGATAACATATTTCTCACCTATAAAAGATAAAAAAGTTCCTGATTGTGATGCAATATATTTAGGTGGTGGTTATCCTGAAAACTTTGCAGAAGAATTATCAAACAATAAAGAAATGATACAATCAATTAGAGAAAATTATGAACAAGGTAAAAATATTCTAGCTGAATGTGGAGGCTTTATGTATTTGAGCCATGTCATAGAGCAAAAAGATGAAACTCTTCATCAAATGTGTGGGCTTGTTCCTTGCACTGTAGTTATGAATAATAGATTGGATATCTCAAGATTTGGTTACATATCTATAAGAGATAAAAATGACATAGAAGTTGCTAAAGGACATGAGTTCCACTATTCAAAATTAAAAACTGTATTAGAAGATACAAGAGAATTTAAAGCTGTAAAAAAAGATGGAAGAAATTGGGAATGTATATTCCATGAAAAAAATATGTATGCTGGCTATCCACATATACACTTTTTTGGAAGTTACAAATTATTAGAGGAGCTATTTTAA
- a CDS encoding pyridoxal phosphate-dependent aminotransferase: protein MTKDLHGGNIYKFQREGKNDILDYSSNINPLGVPQKFIDIAKESFDKLVNYPDPYYIDLRKKIAEFNSLDLSNIIVGNGATEILFLYVKALKPKKVLILAPCFAEYERALKSVSADIEYFELKESDNFYPNIENLKKEIETNNYDLLLFCNPNNPTGQFIKLEDIKKIIDICENKNTKIFVDEAFIEFIENWHEKTVSLFRNKNIFIMRAFTKFFAIPGLRLGYGIGFDDEILNKMWEEKEPWTVNTFANLVMLDDKEYIEKSEKWILEEKKFMYKELSEFQYLKAYKTECNFILLKIQNISSASLRDKMIEKNILIRDASNFKFLDYHFVRLAIKDRESNIKVLEALADIMEYRG, encoded by the coding sequence ATGACTAAAGATTTACATGGAGGCAATATTTATAAATTTCAAAGAGAAGGTAAAAATGATATTTTAGACTACAGTTCAAATATCAATCCTTTAGGTGTCCCTCAAAAATTTATAGATATAGCAAAAGAAAGTTTTGATAAGTTAGTAAATTATCCAGATCCTTATTATATTGATTTAAGAAAAAAAATAGCGGAATTTAATTCATTAGATTTAAGTAATATCATTGTTGGAAACGGAGCTACAGAAATCTTATTTTTGTATGTTAAAGCCTTAAAACCAAAAAAGGTTTTGATACTTGCACCTTGCTTTGCTGAGTATGAAAGAGCTTTAAAATCTGTTTCAGCAGATATAGAATATTTTGAATTAAAAGAAAGTGACAATTTTTATCCTAACATTGAGAATTTAAAAAAAGAAATTGAAACCAATAACTATGATTTATTACTTTTCTGTAATCCAAACAATCCAACAGGACAATTTATTAAGTTGGAGGATATAAAGAAAATTATAGATATTTGTGAAAATAAAAATACTAAAATTTTTGTAGATGAAGCCTTTATAGAATTCATAGAAAATTGGCATGAAAAAACTGTTTCTTTATTTAGAAATAAAAATATTTTTATCATGAGAGCCTTTACAAAGTTTTTTGCCATACCTGGACTTAGACTAGGCTATGGAATAGGCTTTGATGATGAGATTTTAAATAAGATGTGGGAAGAAAAAGAACCATGGACTGTGAATACTTTTGCAAATCTTGTTATGCTTGATGATAAAGAATATATTGAAAAATCTGAAAAGTGGATTTTAGAAGAAAAGAAATTTATGTATAAAGAATTAAGTGAATTTCAATATCTAAAAGCATATAAGACAGAATGTAATTTCATTTTATTAAAAATACAGAATATCAGTTCAGCAAGTTTAAGAGATAAGATGATAGAAAAAAATATACTGATAAGAGATGCTTCAAATTTTAAATTTTTAGATTATCACTTTGTCAGACTTGCAATAAAAGATAGAGAATCAAATATAAAAGTATTGGAAGCTTTAGCAGATATTATGGAGTATAGGGGATAA
- the nrdG gene encoding anaerobic ribonucleoside-triphosphate reductase activating protein: MNYSGIKYADMINGKGIRVSLFVSGCTHCCKNCFNEETWKETYGKKFTEKEEDEIIEYFKKYGKTIRGLSLLGGDPTYPKNIKPLLKFIKKFKENLPDRDIWIWSGFTWEEILEDENRFALIKECDILIDGKYMDDLKDLNLKWRGSSNQRVIDIKKSFEKNEIVEYI; encoded by the coding sequence ATGAATTATTCAGGGATAAAATATGCAGATATGATTAATGGAAAAGGTATAAGAGTAAGTTTATTTGTAAGTGGTTGTACTCATTGTTGTAAAAACTGCTTCAATGAGGAAACTTGGAAAGAAACTTATGGAAAAAAGTTTACTGAAAAAGAAGAAGATGAAATTATAGAATATTTTAAAAAATATGGAAAAACAATAAGGGGTCTTTCACTCCTAGGTGGAGACCCTACTTATCCTAAAAATATCAAACCACTTTTAAAGTTCATCAAAAAATTTAAAGAAAATCTTCCTGATAGAGATATTTGGATATGGAGTGGTTTTACTTGGGAAGAAATTTTAGAAGATGAAAATAGATTTGCTCTTATAAAAGAATGTGATATTTTAATAGATGGAAAATACATGGATGATTTAAAAGACTTAAATTTGAAGTGGAGAGGTAGCTCTAATCAAAGAGTTATTGATATAAAGAAAAGTTTTGAAAAAAATGAAATTGTTGAATATATTTAA
- the nrdD gene encoding anaerobic ribonucleoside-triphosphate reductase has protein sequence MKRVIKRDGSVVEFSKDRIINAISKTFIQASREPNMKLIEKIATQVEELPSKVLSVEEIQDIVVKKLMASSEKDIAMSYQSYRTLKAEIRDREKGIYRQISELVDASNEKLLSENANKDAKTISVQRDLLAGISSRDYYLNKIVPEHIKLAHIKGEIHLHDLDYLLFRETNCELVNIETMLRGGCNIGNAKMLEPNSVDVAVGHIVQIIASVSSNTYGGCSIPYLDRALVRYIKKTFKKHFLRGAKYIDDLKEEEIEELKKEDLEYSNQFIKNKYPKTYEYSVDMTEESVKQAMQGLEYEINSLSTVNGQTPFTTIGIGTETSWEGRLVQKYVLKTRMAGFGAKKETAIFPKIVYAMCEGLNLNEEDPNWDISQLAFECMTKSIYPDILFITDEQLKNETVVYPMGCRAFLSPWKDENGKEKYAGRFNIGATSINLPRIAIKNRGDEEGFYKELDRILEICKDNCLFRAKYLENTVAEMAPILWMSGALAEKNQKDTIKDLIWGGYSTVSIGYIGLSEVSQLLYGKDFSESEEVYEKTFNILKYMANKVLEYKQKYNLGFALYGTPSESLCDRFARVDKQEFGDIKGITDKGYYDNSFHVSSRINMSPFEKLKLEALGHKYSTGGHISYIETDSLTKNLEAIPEILRYAKMVGIHYMGINQPVDKCHICGYKGEFTATKEGFTCPQCGNHDSNEMSVIRRVCGYLSQPNARPFNKGKQEEIMHRVKHS, from the coding sequence ATGAAGAGAGTTATTAAAAGAGACGGTTCTGTAGTGGAATTTAGTAAAGATAGAATTATTAATGCAATTAGCAAAACATTTATTCAAGCTTCCAGAGAGCCAAATATGAAGCTCATCGAAAAAATTGCCACACAGGTAGAAGAGCTTCCGAGTAAAGTTTTATCAGTAGAAGAAATACAAGATATAGTTGTTAAAAAGTTAATGGCATCTTCTGAAAAGGATATTGCTATGTCTTATCAAAGTTATAGAACTTTAAAAGCAGAAATTAGAGATAGAGAAAAAGGAATATACAGACAGATTAGTGAACTTGTAGATGCTTCTAATGAAAAACTACTATCTGAAAATGCAAATAAAGATGCAAAGACTATTTCTGTTCAAAGAGATTTACTTGCAGGAATTTCTTCAAGAGATTATTATTTAAATAAAATAGTTCCTGAGCATATAAAATTAGCTCATATAAAAGGTGAAATTCACCTACACGATTTAGATTATTTACTTTTTAGAGAAACTAACTGTGAGCTTGTAAATATAGAAACTATGCTAAGAGGTGGATGTAATATAGGTAATGCTAAAATGCTTGAACCTAATTCAGTTGATGTTGCAGTTGGACATATAGTACAAATTATAGCTTCTGTTTCTTCTAACACCTATGGTGGTTGTTCAATTCCATATTTAGATAGAGCTTTAGTTAGATATATAAAGAAAACTTTTAAGAAACACTTCTTAAGAGGTGCTAAATATATAGATGATTTAAAAGAAGAAGAGATTGAAGAATTAAAAAAGGAAGATTTAGAATATTCTAATCAATTTATAAAAAATAAATATCCTAAAACTTATGAATATTCTGTTGATATGACAGAAGAATCTGTAAAACAAGCTATGCAAGGATTGGAATATGAAATCAATTCTCTATCAACTGTAAATGGTCAAACTCCATTTACAACTATTGGTATAGGAACTGAGACTTCTTGGGAAGGAAGACTTGTTCAAAAATATGTTTTAAAAACAAGAATGGCAGGTTTTGGTGCTAAAAAAGAAACTGCTATCTTCCCTAAAATAGTTTATGCAATGTGTGAAGGTTTAAATTTAAATGAAGAAGATCCTAACTGGGATATTTCTCAACTTGCCTTTGAATGTATGACTAAATCAATTTATCCTGATATTCTATTTATTACAGATGAACAATTAAAAAATGAAACTGTTGTTTATCCTATGGGATGTAGAGCTTTCTTATCTCCTTGGAAAGATGAAAATGGTAAAGAAAAATATGCAGGAAGATTTAATATAGGAGCTACATCTATTAATTTACCAAGAATAGCTATTAAAAATCGTGGTGATGAAGAAGGTTTCTATAAAGAACTGGATAGAATTTTAGAAATTTGTAAAGATAACTGCCTATTTAGAGCAAAATATTTAGAAAATACTGTTGCAGAAATGGCTCCTATCCTTTGGATGTCTGGAGCACTCGCTGAAAAAAATCAAAAAGATACAATCAAAGATTTAATTTGGGGAGGATATTCAACAGTTTCAATAGGATATATTGGACTTAGTGAAGTATCTCAACTATTGTATGGTAAAGATTTTTCTGAATCAGAAGAAGTTTATGAAAAAACTTTTAATATATTAAAATATATGGCTAATAAAGTTCTTGAATACAAACAAAAATATAATTTAGGTTTTGCACTATATGGAACTCCATCAGAATCTCTATGTGATAGATTTGCAAGAGTTGATAAACAAGAATTTGGAGATATAAAAGGAATAACAGATAAGGGCTACTACGATAACTCTTTCCATGTTTCTTCAAGAATAAATATGAGTCCTTTTGAAAAATTAAAACTTGAAGCTTTAGGACATAAATATTCAACTGGTGGACATATAAGCTATATTGAAACTGATTCATTGACAAAAAATTTAGAAGCTATACCTGAAATTTTAAGATATGCTAAGATGGTAGGAATTCATTATATGGGAATAAATCAACCTGTAGATAAATGTCATATCTGTGGCTATAAAGGAGAATTTACTGCTACAAAAGAAGGATTTACTTGTCCACAATGTGGAAATCATGATAGTAATGAAATGAGTGTAATAAGGAGAGTCTGTGGTTACCTATCTCAACCTAATGCTAGACCTTTTAACAAAGGTAAACAAGAGGAAATTATGCATAGAGTAAAACACAGTTAG
- a CDS encoding ABC transporter ATP-binding protein codes for MASVTIKGVTKSFGKVTVLQEFNQKFEDGEFITLLGPSGCGKTTMLRLIAGFEKPSSGEIYIGDKLVSSENEFLPPEKRGIGMVFQSYAVWPHMNVFDNIAYPLKIQKIAKNEIEERVSQVLKIVHLDQYKDRFPSELSGGQQQRVALGRALVAQPEILLLDEPLSNLDAKLREEMRYEIKEITKKLKITVIYVTHDQIEAMTMSDRIVLINKGEVQQVAPPQEIYSNPKNMFVANFVGKVDFIKGKVEGNKILLDNSNGQTLPNTSSFKEKVVVAIRPENAILSDNGEITAKVYSKFYLGDCNDLRVDIGNGNILRIIARASTYNTLNEGDEVKVKILDYFVFEDDGKDQIKIMT; via the coding sequence ATGGCTTCAGTAACAATAAAAGGAGTTACAAAATCTTTTGGAAAAGTAACTGTCTTACAAGAGTTTAATCAAAAATTTGAAGATGGAGAATTTATTACATTACTTGGTCCATCTGGTTGTGGAAAAACAACTATGCTTAGACTTATTGCAGGTTTTGAAAAACCTAGCAGTGGAGAAATTTATATAGGTGATAAATTAGTTTCAAGTGAAAATGAATTTTTACCACCTGAAAAAAGAGGTATTGGAATGGTTTTCCAATCTTATGCAGTATGGCCTCATATGAATGTGTTTGACAATATTGCTTATCCTCTAAAAATTCAAAAAATTGCTAAGAATGAGATAGAAGAAAGAGTTAGTCAAGTACTAAAAATTGTACACTTAGATCAATATAAAGATAGATTTCCATCTGAATTATCAGGAGGACAACAACAAAGAGTTGCTTTAGGAAGAGCCTTAGTTGCTCAACCTGAAATTCTATTACTAGATGAACCTCTTTCAAACCTTGATGCAAAATTAAGAGAAGAAATGAGATATGAGATAAAAGAAATAACTAAAAAATTAAAAATAACTGTTATCTATGTAACTCATGATCAAATAGAAGCAATGACTATGAGTGATAGAATTGTTCTAATCAACAAAGGAGAAGTACAACAAGTTGCTCCTCCACAAGAAATATATTCTAATCCTAAAAATATGTTTGTTGCAAATTTTGTAGGTAAAGTTGACTTTATTAAAGGAAAAGTTGAAGGGAATAAAATCTTATTAGATAATAGTAATGGACAAACTCTTCCAAATACAAGTTCATTTAAAGAAAAAGTTGTTGTTGCAATCCGTCCAGAAAATGCTATTCTTTCTGATAATGGTGAGATCACAGCTAAAGTTTATTCTAAATTTTATTTAGGTGATTGTAATGATTTAAGAGTTGATATTGGAAACGGAAATATCCTTAGAATAATTGCAAGAGCCTCAACTTATAACACTTTAAATGAAGGTGATGAAGTAAAGGTAAAAATTTTAGATTATTTTGTTTTTGAAGATGATGGTAAAGATCAAATCAAGATTATGACATAA